A genomic window from Streptomyces mirabilis includes:
- a CDS encoding ABC transporter ATP-binding protein, which translates to MTTATTTRHAAGVTDAVKVYGSGDTAVRALDGVSVGFPAGRFTAIMGPSGSGKSTLMHCAAGLDTLTSGAAFIGDTPLSTLDDRRLTLLRRDRIGFVFQAFNLIPTLTVAENITLPLDLAGTKGSREWIDALVDVVGLRDRLHHRPAELSGGQQQRVAVARAFAGRPDVVFADEPTGNLDSRSGEEVLNLLGRAVRRMDRTVVMVTHDPVAAAHADEVVFLADGRLVDRMESPTADKVLDRMKAFDAQGGRS; encoded by the coding sequence ATGACGACCGCCACCACGACGCGTCATGCCGCGGGTGTCACCGACGCCGTCAAGGTGTACGGCAGCGGCGACACCGCCGTCAGGGCCCTGGACGGGGTGAGCGTCGGCTTCCCGGCCGGACGCTTCACCGCGATCATGGGCCCCTCGGGCTCCGGCAAGTCCACCCTGATGCACTGCGCGGCGGGACTGGACACGCTCACCTCGGGCGCCGCGTTCATCGGCGACACCCCACTGAGCACGCTGGACGACCGCCGTCTCACCCTGCTGCGCCGCGACCGTATCGGCTTCGTCTTCCAGGCGTTCAACCTGATCCCGACGCTGACCGTCGCCGAGAACATCACGCTGCCCCTGGACCTCGCCGGGACGAAGGGCTCCCGCGAGTGGATCGACGCGCTCGTCGACGTCGTCGGCCTGCGCGACCGGCTCCACCACCGCCCCGCCGAACTCTCCGGCGGACAGCAGCAACGCGTCGCCGTGGCCCGGGCGTTCGCCGGCCGTCCCGACGTCGTCTTCGCCGACGAACCCACCGGCAACCTCGACTCCCGCTCCGGCGAGGAGGTCCTGAACCTCCTCGGCCGCGCGGTGCGCCGGATGGACCGTACGGTCGTCATGGTCACGCACGACCCGGTGGCGGCCGCACACGCCGACGAGGTCGTCTTCCTCGCCGACGGACGCCTCGTGGACCGGATGGAGTCCCCGACGGCCGACAAGGTCCTCGACCGGATGAAGGCGTTCGACGCCCAAGGCGGGCGGTCGTGA
- a CDS encoding TetR/AcrR family transcriptional regulator, with protein MSTPERLIESTRELLWERGYVGTSPKAIQEHAGAGQGSMYHHFQGKPDLALAAIRRTAEELRAAAEGVLGAPGSPYERVEAYLRRERDVLRGCPVGRLTMDPDVIASAELRAPVDETIDWLRERLAGIVEEGKEQGQFAQSLDAEEIAATILATVQGGYVLARASGSPAAFDTAVRGLLALLSPAGRGLG; from the coding sequence ATGAGTACTCCGGAGCGGCTGATCGAGTCCACGCGTGAGTTGTTGTGGGAGCGCGGTTACGTGGGCACCAGTCCCAAGGCGATCCAGGAGCACGCGGGCGCCGGGCAGGGCAGCATGTACCACCACTTCCAGGGCAAGCCCGATCTCGCCCTGGCCGCGATCCGACGCACCGCCGAGGAACTGCGGGCTGCTGCCGAGGGCGTACTGGGCGCGCCCGGTTCGCCCTACGAGCGCGTCGAGGCGTATCTGCGCCGGGAGCGAGACGTCCTGCGCGGCTGTCCGGTCGGGCGGCTGACGATGGACCCGGACGTGATCGCCAGTGCGGAGCTGCGCGCCCCTGTCGACGAGACGATCGACTGGCTGCGCGAGCGACTGGCCGGGATCGTCGAAGAGGGCAAGGAACAGGGGCAGTTCGCGCAGTCGCTGGACGCCGAGGAGATCGCCGCGACGATCCTCGCGACCGTCCAGGGAGGCTATGTGCTCGCGCGCGCCTCCGGCTCCCCGGCCGCCTTCGACACGGCCGTCCGCGGACTGCTGGCCCTGCTCTCCCCCGCCGGTCGGGGCCTCGGCTGA
- a CDS encoding DUF4865 family protein — protein MHATQYELTFPADYDMGIIRTRVSRVGHLLDDWEGLGFKTYLMRERGVRGSPVNQYAPFYLWNTVEGMNSFLWDGAFQGLVDDFGRPVVQNWTGLAYEEGGAADASAQVAVRRRQPVPEGVDLAEVMADAAAETERLASLDGAVCAAAAVDPRHWELVHFSLWDHDTPKAPGGVFQVLHLSAPGRDRLPRGRQW, from the coding sequence ATGCACGCGACGCAGTACGAACTGACGTTCCCCGCCGACTACGACATGGGGATCATCCGCACCCGGGTCTCCCGCGTCGGACACCTCCTCGACGACTGGGAGGGGCTCGGTTTCAAGACGTATCTGATGCGTGAGCGCGGGGTGCGCGGCTCGCCGGTCAACCAGTACGCGCCCTTCTACCTCTGGAACACCGTCGAGGGCATGAACTCCTTCCTCTGGGACGGCGCCTTCCAGGGACTGGTCGATGACTTCGGGCGGCCGGTGGTGCAGAACTGGACGGGCCTCGCGTACGAGGAGGGCGGCGCCGCCGACGCGTCGGCCCAGGTCGCGGTGCGGCGACGGCAGCCCGTACCGGAGGGCGTCGACCTGGCCGAGGTGATGGCGGACGCCGCGGCGGAGACGGAGCGGCTGGCCTCGCTCGACGGCGCGGTGTGCGCGGCCGCCGCCGTCGACCCGCGCCACTGGGAGCTGGTCCACTTCTCCCTCTGGGACCACGACACGCCCAAGGCTCCCGGCGGGGTCTTCCAGGTGCTGCACTTGTCGGCCCCCGGGCGCGACCGGCTGCCCCGTGGCCGGCAGTGGTGA
- a CDS encoding ROK family protein, whose translation MNGKAGPRTAGEGNTRTRLDRGRGALGPALELVHTGRAPTRAVLTAELGVTRATAGVVASELEALGLIRVDARPGAAAGSQGRPSHRLEVAEDGPVALAAQVHADGFRAALVGLGGRIVATAPSCETVDADPAKVLGAVVETGAELLRETGRRCVGAGLAVPSAVAEPDGLALNPLHLAWPAGAPVRRIFAERVRAAGIEGPAFAANDINLAALAEHRHGAGRGARDLLCVATGHRGVGGALVLDGRLHTGSSGLALEVGHLTVNPEGRPCYCGSRGCLDVEADPLAFLTAAGRDPGPEVSLLQQANDLIRTRYDQDPSVRTATEALIDRLGLGLAGLVNILNPDRIILGGLHRTLLDADPDRLRAVVADRSLWGQSGGVPILACTLDHNTLVGAAELAWQPVLDDPPAALART comes from the coding sequence ATGAACGGCAAGGCGGGCCCCCGGACGGCGGGGGAAGGGAACACGCGGACACGGCTGGACCGGGGGCGCGGGGCGCTCGGACCCGCGCTGGAACTCGTGCACACCGGACGTGCGCCGACGCGTGCCGTACTCACCGCCGAGCTGGGCGTCACCCGGGCGACCGCCGGCGTGGTGGCCTCGGAGCTGGAGGCGCTCGGGCTGATCCGGGTCGACGCGCGGCCCGGCGCGGCGGCCGGTTCGCAGGGACGGCCCTCGCACCGGCTGGAGGTCGCCGAGGACGGTCCTGTGGCGCTGGCCGCACAGGTGCACGCCGACGGGTTCCGCGCCGCACTGGTCGGGCTCGGCGGCCGGATCGTCGCCACCGCACCCAGCTGCGAGACCGTCGACGCCGACCCGGCGAAGGTGCTGGGCGCCGTCGTCGAGACCGGAGCGGAGCTCCTTCGCGAGACCGGGCGGCGCTGCGTGGGCGCCGGACTCGCCGTACCGTCCGCCGTCGCCGAACCGGACGGGCTCGCCCTCAACCCCCTTCACCTCGCCTGGCCCGCGGGCGCCCCCGTCCGCCGGATCTTCGCCGAGCGGGTGCGCGCGGCGGGCATCGAGGGCCCGGCGTTCGCCGCGAACGACATCAACCTCGCCGCGCTCGCCGAACACCGCCACGGCGCCGGGCGCGGCGCCCGCGACCTGCTGTGCGTGGCCACCGGGCACCGGGGCGTCGGTGGCGCGCTCGTCCTCGACGGACGACTGCACACGGGCAGCTCGGGCCTCGCCCTCGAAGTCGGCCACCTCACCGTCAATCCCGAGGGCCGCCCCTGCTACTGCGGCAGCCGCGGCTGCCTCGACGTCGAGGCGGACCCCCTGGCGTTCCTCACGGCGGCGGGCCGTGACCCCGGCCCCGAGGTGTCCCTCCTCCAGCAGGCCAACGACCTGATCCGCACCCGGTACGACCAGGACCCCTCCGTCCGCACGGCCACCGAGGCGCTGATCGACCGCCTCGGCCTCGGCCTCGCCGGACTGGTCAACATCCTCAACCCCGACCGGATCATCCTCGGCGGCCTGCACCGCACCCTCCTCGACGCCGACCCCGACCGGCTGCGCGCCGTCGTAGCGGACCGCAGCCTGTGGGGCCAGAGCGGCGGCGTACCGATCCTCGCCTGCACCCTGGACCACAACACCCTGGTGGGTGCCGCGGAGCTGGCCTGGCAGCCGGTCCTCGACGACCCACCGGCGGCGCTGGCTCGGACCTGA
- a CDS encoding alpha-ketoglutarate-dependent dioxygenase AlkB family protein → MDAELFPRSRAEIAPGAVHLPDWLDPVAQRELLDACRAWARPPAGLRTVRTPGGGTMTSRQVCLGWHWYPYRYARTVADGDGAPVKPFPAWLDELGRRAVADTLGPEAATAPYDIALINFYDADARMGMHRDSDEKSDAPVVSLSLGDTCVFRFGNTESRSRPYTDVELRSGDLFVFGGASRLAYHGVPRVLPDTAPPELGLTGRLNVTLRVSGFQVPSDGAPHERIMGDSPS, encoded by the coding sequence ATGGATGCTGAGCTGTTCCCCCGGAGCCGGGCGGAGATCGCGCCGGGCGCGGTGCATCTGCCGGACTGGCTGGACCCGGTTGCCCAGCGGGAGCTTCTCGACGCCTGCCGTGCGTGGGCCCGCCCACCGGCCGGACTGCGAACGGTGCGCACGCCCGGCGGCGGCACGATGACCTCCCGGCAGGTGTGCCTGGGCTGGCACTGGTACCCGTACCGGTACGCGCGCACGGTGGCCGACGGCGACGGCGCCCCGGTGAAGCCCTTCCCCGCCTGGCTGGACGAGCTCGGCCGCCGCGCGGTCGCGGACACCCTGGGCCCCGAGGCCGCCACCGCCCCGTACGACATCGCACTGATCAATTTCTACGACGCCGACGCCCGGATGGGCATGCACCGCGACAGCGACGAGAAGTCCGACGCGCCCGTGGTGTCGCTGAGCCTCGGCGACACGTGCGTCTTCCGCTTCGGGAACACCGAGTCGCGCTCGCGCCCGTACACGGATGTCGAGCTGCGCAGCGGGGACCTGTTCGTGTTCGGCGGGGCCTCCCGGCTCGCCTACCACGGGGTTCCCCGAGTGCTCCCCGACACGGCGCCGCCCGAACTGGGCCTGACCGGCCGTCTGAACGTGACGCTACGGGTGAGTGGCTTCCAGGTGCCTTCGGACGGGGCACCGCACGAGCGGATCATGGGAGACTCGCCCTCATGA
- a CDS encoding methyltransferase, whose translation MTAPWAEYALARFPEDPRDQLRAWDAADTYLLRHLAESGTPLSGSVVVVGDRWGALATALSAHRPTQITDSFLAQEATRANLARNGVEATAVRLLTTQDTPPDRIDVLLVRVPRSLALLEDQLHRLAPGVHEGTVVVGTGMVKEIHTSTLHLFERILGPTRTSLAEKKARLIFCTPYPGIARAANPWPYSYRLPDGIGPVSGRTVVNHAGVFCADRLDIGTRFLLQHLPRSRGPERIVDLGCGNGVVGTAMALANPEAEVLFVDESYQAVASAEETYRENTDGLGAEFRVGDGLAEVPAGSVDLVLNNPPFHSHQATTDTTAWRMFSGARRALRPGGELWVIGNRHLGYHLKLRRLFGNSELVASDAKFVVLRAVKK comes from the coding sequence ATGACCGCGCCCTGGGCCGAGTACGCGCTGGCCCGCTTCCCCGAGGACCCCCGCGACCAGCTCCGTGCCTGGGACGCCGCCGACACCTATCTGCTGCGGCACCTCGCGGAGAGCGGAACGCCGCTGTCCGGGTCGGTCGTGGTGGTCGGCGACCGCTGGGGAGCGCTCGCCACGGCGCTGTCGGCGCACCGGCCGACGCAGATCACCGACTCCTTCCTCGCGCAGGAGGCGACCCGGGCGAACCTGGCCCGCAACGGGGTCGAGGCAACCGCGGTACGGCTGCTGACCACCCAGGACACGCCCCCCGACCGCATCGACGTCCTGCTCGTCCGGGTGCCGAGGAGCCTCGCCCTGCTGGAGGACCAGCTGCACCGGCTGGCGCCCGGCGTGCACGAGGGGACCGTCGTCGTGGGCACGGGCATGGTCAAGGAGATCCACACCTCGACGCTGCACCTCTTCGAACGGATCCTCGGCCCGACCCGGACCTCGCTGGCCGAGAAGAAGGCCCGGCTGATCTTCTGCACCCCCTACCCCGGGATCGCCCGGGCCGCCAACCCCTGGCCGTACAGCTACCGGCTCCCCGACGGCATCGGACCGGTTTCCGGCCGTACCGTCGTCAACCACGCCGGTGTGTTCTGCGCCGACCGTCTCGACATCGGCACCCGCTTCCTCCTCCAGCACCTGCCGCGCAGCCGGGGCCCCGAGCGGATCGTGGACCTGGGCTGCGGCAACGGAGTCGTCGGTACGGCGATGGCGCTGGCCAACCCGGAGGCGGAGGTGCTGTTCGTGGACGAGTCGTACCAGGCGGTCGCCTCGGCCGAGGAGACGTACCGGGAGAACACCGACGGCTTGGGCGCGGAGTTCCGCGTGGGCGACGGGCTCGCGGAGGTCCCCGCCGGGAGCGTGGACCTCGTCCTGAACAATCCGCCCTTCCACTCGCACCAGGCGACGACGGACACCACGGCCTGGCGGATGTTCTCGGGGGCGCGGCGCGCGCTGCGGCCGGGCGGCGAGCTGTGGGTCATCGGGAACCGCCATCTCGGCTACCACCTGAAGCTGCGCCGCCTCTTCGGCAACAGCGAACTCGTGGCGAGTGACGCGAAGTTCGTCGTCCTGAGGGCCGTCAAGAAGTAG
- a CDS encoding AraC family transcriptional regulator, whose translation MRETDVHLGEPPAVVNIGVGVHGVASRTDVFRLPELWQLHLYQYDAELTVDGTAHTIRPGRVSLVPPGTTVRYRYQGRSEHLYAHLRIAPAGPPRTVPVMQDAGPEFPMLSGLLLNAIAAAPGAPEHTRAEIWTALWRVARLTPPTATSRGPHPAVGTAIAHIEARLAAPLTIPEIARAAGISHNHLTRLFRAETGTTVVAYIRRRRLQRAHHLLRATTLSIPAVAASVGIPDLQAFNKACRRELGASPRVLRGTTS comes from the coding sequence ATGCGGGAGACGGACGTCCACCTCGGCGAACCGCCCGCCGTCGTCAACATCGGCGTCGGCGTGCACGGCGTGGCGAGCCGCACGGACGTCTTCCGGCTGCCGGAACTGTGGCAGCTGCACCTCTACCAGTACGACGCCGAGCTGACCGTCGACGGCACCGCGCACACCATCCGCCCCGGCCGCGTCAGCCTCGTACCGCCCGGCACCACGGTCCGCTACCGCTACCAGGGCCGCTCCGAACACCTCTACGCCCATCTGCGCATCGCCCCCGCCGGGCCGCCTCGCACCGTCCCCGTGATGCAGGACGCGGGGCCCGAGTTCCCCATGCTCTCCGGCCTGTTGCTGAACGCGATCGCGGCGGCCCCCGGAGCGCCCGAGCACACCCGGGCCGAGATCTGGACCGCGCTGTGGCGCGTCGCCCGGCTCACTCCGCCCACCGCCACGAGCCGCGGCCCGCACCCGGCGGTCGGCACGGCCATCGCCCACATCGAGGCCCGGCTGGCGGCACCGCTCACCATCCCGGAGATCGCCCGCGCCGCCGGAATCTCCCACAACCACCTCACCCGGCTCTTCCGCGCCGAGACCGGCACCACGGTCGTGGCCTACATCCGCCGCCGCAGACTTCAGCGCGCCCACCATCTGCTGCGCGCCACGACGCTCTCCATCCCGGCGGTCGCCGCCTCCGTAGGCATCCCCGACCTGCAGGCCTTCAACAAGGCGTGCCGCCGCGAACTCGGCGCCTCGCCCCGCGTACTGCGCGGAACTACTTCTTGA
- a CDS encoding phytanoyl-CoA dioxygenase family protein yields the protein MTHTLEHTSNIPLLSSVRMAHFVAHGSLRLDAVVPPEMNAEGMEVLRAGVPEVPYGSCVPAAYPAGSFVRRLLELPAVAGALRSLVGPGPAVDHHYVHLREPHEGRAQPLHADAIIDVRTDAFDVQLMYYPQDVTLDMGGTLSVPGSHLRRTNESDTGRYQNLRGQSRLVCPAGTVVFLHHGLWHGGRRNDSDAVRYMFKIRFNPTVRQRRLWDTSDLGDPRVAEELSTTFPWYEHATGRLEIYHRVLLWRALTGDDSFDLDHWVTRVSNQPREETV from the coding sequence ATGACCCACACACTGGAGCACACCTCGAACATCCCACTCCTGAGTTCGGTCCGGATGGCGCACTTCGTGGCTCACGGCTCGCTGCGGCTGGACGCCGTGGTGCCGCCGGAGATGAACGCCGAGGGCATGGAGGTGCTGCGCGCGGGCGTGCCCGAGGTGCCCTACGGCAGCTGCGTGCCGGCCGCCTACCCGGCGGGTTCCTTCGTCCGCCGGCTGCTGGAACTCCCCGCCGTGGCCGGGGCCCTGCGAAGCCTCGTCGGGCCAGGACCCGCCGTCGACCACCACTACGTCCACCTCCGCGAGCCGCACGAGGGGCGGGCGCAGCCGCTGCACGCCGACGCGATCATCGATGTGCGCACCGACGCCTTCGACGTGCAGCTGATGTACTACCCGCAGGACGTCACCCTCGACATGGGCGGCACCCTCAGCGTGCCGGGCAGCCATCTGCGGCGCACCAACGAGTCGGACACCGGGCGCTACCAGAATCTGCGCGGGCAGAGCCGGCTGGTCTGCCCGGCGGGCACCGTGGTGTTTCTGCACCATGGCCTGTGGCACGGCGGGCGGCGCAACGACAGCGACGCGGTCCGCTACATGTTCAAGATCCGCTTCAACCCGACCGTGCGGCAGCGGCGGCTGTGGGACACCTCGGACCTCGGCGACCCGCGGGTCGCCGAGGAACTCTCCACGACCTTCCCCTGGTACGAGCACGCCACCGGCCGTCTCGAGATCTACCACCGTGTCCTGCTGTGGCGCGCGCTCACCGGGGACGACTCCTTCGACCTGGACCACTGGGTGACCCGGGTCTCCAACCAGCCCAGGGAGGAAACCGTATGA
- a CDS encoding class II fructose-bisphosphate aldolase: MPLAATGDLVTAAAGARTAVAAFNIITLEHVEAVIAGAESVVAPVVLQVSENAVKFRYGRLLPLARAAAAAAERASVPVALHLDHVQSDDLLRQASAAGFSSVMYDAARLPYEENLAATRAAADWAHAQGLWIEAELGAVGGKNGEPPLDAHAPGARTDPAEARAFVADSGVDALAVAIGSSHAMTTRTAALDHDRLKRLTAALGVPLVLHGSSGVPDDELAAAVAGGIAKVNVGTALNIAMTGAVREFLAAHPEAVDSRKYLSVGREAMAETVARLIRVLGA; encoded by the coding sequence GTGCCACTCGCAGCCACCGGTGACCTGGTCACCGCCGCGGCCGGGGCGCGGACCGCCGTCGCCGCGTTCAACATCATCACCCTGGAACATGTCGAGGCCGTCATCGCGGGCGCCGAGTCCGTGGTCGCCCCCGTCGTCCTCCAGGTCAGCGAGAACGCCGTGAAGTTCCGCTACGGACGGCTGCTGCCGCTGGCCCGCGCCGCCGCCGCGGCCGCCGAGCGCGCCTCGGTGCCCGTCGCGCTGCATCTCGACCACGTCCAGAGCGACGACCTGCTCCGCCAGGCGTCCGCCGCCGGATTCAGCTCGGTGATGTACGACGCGGCCCGGCTGCCGTACGAGGAGAACCTCGCCGCCACCCGGGCCGCCGCCGACTGGGCACACGCACAAGGCCTGTGGATCGAGGCCGAGCTGGGGGCGGTGGGAGGCAAGAACGGTGAGCCGCCGCTCGACGCGCACGCGCCCGGCGCCCGCACGGACCCCGCCGAGGCCCGCGCCTTCGTGGCCGACTCCGGCGTGGACGCCCTGGCCGTCGCGATCGGCAGCTCGCACGCCATGACCACCCGCACCGCCGCCCTCGACCACGACCGCCTCAAGCGGCTGACCGCGGCACTCGGAGTGCCGCTCGTCCTGCACGGCTCCTCCGGAGTGCCGGACGACGAACTGGCCGCGGCCGTCGCGGGCGGCATCGCCAAGGTCAACGTGGGGACCGCCCTGAACATCGCGATGACCGGCGCCGTCCGGGAGTTCCTCGCCGCCCACCCCGAAGCCGTCGACTCCCGCAAGTACCTCAGCGTGGGGCGGGAGGCGATGGCGGAGACGGTGGCACGCCTGATCCGCGTACTGGGCGCCTGA
- a CDS encoding sugar isomerase — protein MTHVEHELKSQPECWIRAAEQAKAHDGALPEVGERVAIVGCGTSFFMAQAAAALREGSGQGETDAFAASEFPEGRSYDRVVALTRSGTTTEVLELLGRLRGRTRTTAITADPATPVMDRADDLVVLDFADERSVVQTRFATTALTLFRAHLGLHTDDVVADARTALATPLPEGLVDCAQFTFLGRGWTVGLANEAGLKMREASLAWTEAYPAMEYRHGPISVTTAGTATWMLGEAPKGLAEQVRATGGRWVAGALDPLAELVRAQRLAVAVAAARGLDPDRPRHLTRSVVLAPSAR, from the coding sequence ATGACCCATGTCGAGCATGAGCTGAAGAGCCAGCCTGAGTGCTGGATCCGCGCCGCCGAGCAGGCCAAGGCGCACGACGGCGCGCTGCCGGAAGTGGGGGAGCGGGTCGCGATCGTGGGCTGCGGGACCTCCTTCTTCATGGCGCAGGCCGCCGCCGCCCTGCGTGAGGGGTCCGGGCAGGGCGAGACGGACGCCTTCGCCGCCTCGGAGTTCCCGGAGGGCCGCTCCTACGACCGTGTGGTCGCCCTCACCCGTTCCGGCACCACCACCGAGGTGCTCGAACTCCTCGGGCGGCTGCGCGGACGTACCCGGACGACCGCGATCACCGCCGACCCCGCGACTCCCGTGATGGACCGCGCGGACGACCTCGTCGTACTCGACTTCGCGGACGAACGCTCCGTGGTGCAGACCCGGTTCGCGACCACCGCGCTCACCCTGTTCCGCGCCCACCTCGGACTGCACACCGACGACGTCGTCGCCGACGCGCGCACCGCGCTCGCGACCCCGCTGCCCGAAGGGCTCGTCGACTGCGCGCAGTTCACCTTCCTCGGCCGCGGCTGGACCGTCGGGCTCGCCAACGAGGCCGGGCTGAAGATGCGTGAAGCCTCCCTGGCCTGGACCGAGGCGTACCCGGCGATGGAGTACCGGCACGGGCCCATCAGCGTCACCACCGCCGGCACGGCCACCTGGATGCTCGGCGAGGCCCCAAAAGGGCTGGCCGAGCAGGTACGGGCCACGGGGGGACGCTGGGTGGCGGGTGCACTCGACCCGCTCGCCGAACTCGTCCGCGCCCAGCGGCTCGCGGTCGCCGTCGCCGCGGCCCGCGGACTCGACCCCGACCGGCCCCGCCACCTCACCCGCTCGGTCGTCCTCGCCCCGTCGGCCCGCTGA
- a CDS encoding DeoR/GlpR family DNA-binding transcription regulator, which produces MSRDARWKALLELLVERGRLEVEQAAAELEVSPATIRRDFDQLAEQQMLVRTRGGAVVHGVSYELPLRYKTARHATEKQRIAKAVADLVAPGEAVGLTGGTTTTEVARALAVHPDLASGSPALTVVTNALNIAGELAVRPQFKIVLTGGVARPQSYELVGPLADGVLSQITMDVAVLGVVAFDVTHGAAAHDEAEAAINRLLCERAERVIVAADSSKLGRRAFARICAAESVDTLVTDAAVDEETVRRFTEAGVGVVAV; this is translated from the coding sequence ATGTCGCGCGACGCCCGCTGGAAGGCCCTGCTGGAACTGCTCGTGGAGCGGGGCCGGCTGGAGGTCGAGCAGGCCGCGGCCGAGCTGGAGGTGTCACCCGCCACGATCCGGCGCGACTTCGACCAGCTCGCCGAGCAGCAGATGCTCGTACGCACCCGGGGCGGCGCGGTCGTCCACGGCGTGTCGTACGAACTGCCGCTGCGCTACAAGACCGCCCGGCACGCCACGGAGAAGCAGCGCATCGCGAAGGCGGTCGCCGATCTCGTCGCGCCGGGCGAGGCGGTGGGCCTGACCGGCGGCACGACCACCACCGAGGTGGCCCGCGCACTGGCGGTACATCCCGATCTCGCCTCGGGGTCGCCCGCGCTGACCGTGGTGACGAACGCGCTCAACATCGCGGGCGAACTGGCCGTGCGGCCCCAGTTCAAGATCGTGCTGACCGGCGGCGTGGCCCGCCCGCAGTCGTACGAGCTGGTCGGGCCGCTCGCGGACGGTGTGCTCAGCCAGATCACCATGGACGTCGCCGTGCTGGGCGTGGTCGCCTTCGACGTGACGCACGGGGCCGCCGCCCACGACGAGGCCGAGGCGGCGATCAACCGGCTGCTGTGCGAGCGCGCCGAGCGTGTGATCGTCGCCGCCGACTCCAGCAAACTGGGCCGACGCGCCTTCGCCCGGATCTGCGCGGCCGAGTCGGTGGACACACTGGTCACCGACGCGGCGGTGGACGAGGAGACCGTGCGGCGGTTCACGGAGGCGGGGGTCGGGGTCGTCGCCGTCTGA